One window of Peteryoungia desertarenae genomic DNA carries:
- a CDS encoding DUF6074 family protein: MKQDGMISHGAGSISHFPLARMADLVRRSACALDRLNGPPANAFWRSLCADLKTELFHQGLSYDEARAEILDFQEAVHRELVQMHAGAGQALNAAAR, translated from the coding sequence ATGAAGCAAGACGGCATGATTTCTCACGGTGCAGGTTCCATTTCCCATTTTCCGCTGGCCCGCATGGCTGACCTGGTCCGCAGGTCAGCTTGCGCGCTCGACCGGTTGAACGGTCCGCCAGCCAACGCGTTCTGGAGGTCATTATGCGCCGACCTCAAGACCGAACTTTTTCATCAGGGGCTGTCTTACGATGAAGCGCGGGCCGAAATCCTCGATTTTCAGGAGGCGGTGCATCGCGAACTTGTCCAGATGCATGCGGGCGCCGGGCAGGCGCTGAATGCGGCAGCGCGTTGA